The DNA sequence ATCCTTCAGTGGGGAATTGACTGTGGAATGACCGACTGCTGGCCGGCCGTCTTTTACGGTCATGAATACCTCCTTTACTTCAACGGCTCCCACCTCTACCTCCTGAATTTCACACCCGTGCTGAGAACACCCTACGTGGAATATAAAGGGGCGAGCTTTCTAAATGGGAGCTGGTACATTGAGGTTAAGTATTCCAATGATGAAATTGATAGGTTTTACCGGCTTGACATCAGACATTTCTGTATTGAGCCTGCTAACGTTAGTTGGCTCTGGCTTCCAAAGGGGAACGTCAGCGACTCCATATACGGCTGGAAGATTGAGTTGCAGTCGCTGGGTCCCGGTGAGTGGAGCCACACGAACGTTAGCGACATCTGGATTGCTCTGAATAGAAATGTGAGCAGTTGGTCCCCTGGTCCGGTAACACTGGTGAACTCGAGCGTTTTCCCTGTCTACTTCACTCTTAAAAAAGACAATAACACGAGGAAGATTGCCATAATCTACGTCAATACAACCAACAACTCCAAAGGATTGATAGAAGGCTTCTGGTTTCCTAAGAGTGTTAAAATCGTAAATGTAACAGTCTGCAAGTCAACTGTCCCTCAAGAGAATATCACTTTGAACGAAACCAAGACTCAAACGTCTGCCCAGGGGAGCATCACTCGTTCTTCCACGAACACCATTGAAAAAACGAACAAAACATCGCCCTCACCTCAAACTTCCAGCAAAAAGAGCATTTGCGGACCCGGACTGATAGTGATTATTGTGGTGGGCACTGTGTTTTTTGTTAGGACGAGACGAGGTTAGGTCAGCCGGAAGGTTAACGTTAAAAGCCCCCTTTCTCCCCTATTTCAGGTGGAGAAAAATGCCCGTGAAATGTAAGTTCTGCGATAAACCAGCCTTCATCAAGCTCCATTACCCAAAAATGTACCTCTGCGAGGAGCACTTCACAGAGTACTTTGAGAGAAAGGTGAAGCGAACCATCGAACGCTACAAGATGCTCAAGCCGGACGAGAGGGTTCTGGTCGTCGTCTCGGGCGGAAAGGATTCAGCGGTTACCGCCTACGTCCTCAAAAAGTTCGGCTACAACACGGAGTGCCTACATATAAACCTCGGGATAGGCGAGTACAGCGAGAAGGGCGAGAGCTATGCGAAAAGGCAGTGCGAGAAGATTGGAGCGCCCCTCCACATCGTCCGTGTGAAGGAACTGTTTGGTTATGGCATAGGTGAGGTCAGGACGAGAAGACCGACGTGCTCCTACTGCGGTCTAACCAAGCGCTACATCTTCAACAAGTTCGCCTACGACAACGGATTTGATGTCATTGCCACGGGGCACAACCTCGACGACGAGGCGAGCTTCATATTCAACAACATAATGAACTGGAACACGCAGTATTTGGCAAAGCAGGGACCGGTCACCCCCTCAGCCTTCAACGGCAAGCTGGTGAAGAAGGTTAAACCGCTTTATGAGGTCACGGAGCGGGAGGTTGTCGCCTACGCTCTGGCGAACGGAATAGAGTACGAGATAGATGAGTGCCCGCACGCGAGGGGAGCCACAACGCTGGAGTGGAAGGCAATACTAAACGAAATGGAGGAGAAGAGGCCCGGAACTAAAATCAACTTCGTCAAGGGCTATCTGAGGAAGAAATACCTCTTCGAGGCCGAGCTGGAGAAGACTGAACTCAGGGAATGCAAAGTTTGCGGAATGCCGTCGAGCGGAGAAGTTTGCTCGTTCTGCAGGTTCTGGGGGCTTGAGAAGCCGATAGACTTTAGAGTGAAGCCCAAAAGTTGAAGTTTTACATACCTTTAACGCAACTGATTTAAATTTCTCGTGCCAACTATCTGGTAAGGGGTGTTACACAATGGGGCTTAGGGAAGTTGCTCTGATCAAGATATGGGAGGAGATAAAACCCGGAGAAACGGTTCTCTTCGAGAGGACAGGAGAGGGCGACTTAACGCTCGGCCTGTATCATACCCTGACATGGGCAAAGGAGATGGGGTTCAGGGTCGTTATCGTTGATGTGCTCAATACCTACGCAACGCTTGCCACAAAAGCCGTTCTTTCGGGTTTTGAGAGCGAGCTTTTCCAGAAGGTAGAGGTAATAAAAGTCGGGGGCACAAAAGTGATCGGAGAAATCGTTGCTTACATAACCGAAATTTCAGAACCTACCATACTCACGAAGAAGTTTAAAGAGGCCTATAGGAGGATACTTGAAAACACGGAAGAGCGAATTCTCGCGATAGCGGTTGGCCTTGAGAAGCTCTTTCTGGTGTCCAACATGAGCCCCCGCGGGATTCAGATTATAGTTGATCACCTATCCGAATACGTGGGAAGACCCGAAAGACTGGGAGTCTACTTACTAAAGCGGGACATTCTCTCGGGAGAAAAGGAGTTTGTGATAAAGCTCCTTGAGGACATAGCGACCACGGTTATCAGAACTGAGAAAAGGGGACGGATGACCGAGTTCCACATAATAAAGTCTCTGAACAAGGAGCTGGAGGGTGTCCTGATAAGGGTGTAAAAAAGCATCAAAGCTCCCTAAAGCGGAGCCTGAAGCGTAGCTCCTCCTCCAGCGGGAACAGCAAAGTATAGCTGACGCCCTGCTGGATGAAGTCCCAGCCTGCCTCGCTCTGGCTGAGAGTTTTTATCGGGTACTTCCACACCCTAGCCTTCCTGTCGAGCTCTATCCTTGCCCTGCCAATGCCGTAGGGGTCGTTGACCTCAAAGCTCTCGGCCTCGAATTCAGCCGGTTCTTCCATGACGCTGTGGACGGCTAAGTTGAGCTCGACCCCGAAGAGGGCTTTAGCATCGCTCCTTACGGTGTAGTCAACGACGAGGCCATCTTCGCTTATCCTGACTGACTTCTCGACACGGGCTGGCTTTTTGGCAACAGTCCCGTCCCTCTCAAGGGTCACTCCGTTCTCAAAGAGGCTGAAGTCGTAGGGCCCGGTGAGGAAGTCCCCAAGCTCCAGATAGCGGTTGAGCCTGTACTCGTCGAGGGTCGTCTCCGGCTCTATGAAGTGGTCCTGGAGGATGGCCCTCAGGTGGTTGTCGTATGCTAGCTCACGCCTTATCTCGTCGGGAATCTGCTTTCCGAGCTCGTGTATGCTGGCAACGCCCTCGTCGCCCTCCTCCTCCGGTGTCGCAGCCTCTGGAACCTCGTGGTAGTGCTCCCATCTTCTAGCCAAAACGTCGTTGTAGTTGACGGCCTTTCTCTTTGAGCTGAACTCGAAGAGCGCCCCACCGTAGGCAGGCTTGAATACTGCATAGAAGTTTTCGTTCTCCAGGAAAACCTCTTCCCTGCCATCGAAGTCTATGTCCCTAACGAAGCTTCCAGTGGAAACGAAGGTGTTGGCCTTTATGATGTTCTCCCACACGGCCCTTCTTAAGTGCGGTAGGTAAACTCCGCCGAAGACGCCGTGCCAGTAGGCGTCGTTGCACTGGGCCTTGAAGACGAACTTCCTCGCTTCAGGGTTCTCTCTAGTGAGTTTGCTCACCATCAGCATTCTCTTGTGCATGTAGTTGCTCTCCGGGTACTTGAAGAAGAAGTTCTTCCAGATGCCACCGCGGACAAAAACCCTGTACTTCTCGAACTTTTTCTCCCTCTTGAGCTCCTCGACGAACTCAACGAAGAGCTTCGCCTGCTTTGCAGGCAAAGACCACTCGCTCATCTCGAAGTAGGAAGCTATCGGGAGGTAGACGAGGCCCTTCGGCCTGAAGCGGGAAAGATACTCGGAGTAAAGCATCAGGTTAATTCTCTCATCGCTTGAAAGTCTGTCAAAGAACTCCTTAAGCCAGCCCTTCTCGTAGACCCACTCATAGGTTCCCGGCCAGACGCCGAACTTCTCGCCGTCGTCGTGAAATACAGCCACCTTGCTCTCGTCGCCGTCCTCAAGGCTGTGGAGGTACTCAAGTGTCTTCTCAACCGGGCGGAAGGGGATGAGATAGCGGAGCTTCTCATCAATCGGGAAGACCGCTATGACCTCTCCACCGTCCTCGGTGTAGTAGGGCCAGAAGAGTTCTTCCTTAGATAAGCCCGCGCTCATGAAGTGGTAATCGTCAACTATGACGTACTCTATTCCAGCAGCGCGGAGGCTCTTCACCAGCTCTGGCTGCCAGACGCGCTCGGTGAGCCATACCCCCTTGGCATCGTAGCCGAGCTTTTTGGCAAAGTCCTTCAGCAGGTTTATCTGCTCTATCCTGTCCTCCTTTGGTATTGATGCCAAAACCGGCTCGTAGAATCCAGCGACCACTATCTCAAGCTGACCCCTCTTAACGAGTGACCGGAGGAGGTCGATGTGCTCCGGCCTGTTTTCCGCTATCCACTCAAGGAGCGGGCCCGAGTAGTGCACGGCAACCTTCATGTTGGGATAATTCTCCAGCGTCTCCATGAAGGACCTGTAGGACCTTTCGTAAGCGCTCTCCATTACCCATCCGAAATTGCCAAGGGGCTGATGGTTGTGTATTCCGAAGATGAAGTTCACCATTACGACCACCCACAGATGTTATCACTGGGGGTGATATGACTGGAAAGGCATATAAACCTTTCCACCATATAATCACCACCGGTGAATTCAAAACACCCTCAATGAAGGGATAACGGGTGGTTGTGATGAAGAAAGCGGTGGCAACCTTTTTGGCCCTGGTTCTCCTGTTGAGCCTTTTACCCGCGACCAAGTTCGCCAGCGCGAGGGAAGGTTCGAAGATAATCGACGGAAATCTGAACGACTGGACACCCTCTGACCTCGTTGCAATCGGCAGGGACAACGGGCAGGCAGGGGCAAACCTCGGAAAGCTCTACGTTGCTTGGGATGACCAGTACCTCTACATAGCGGTAGAGACCAACAACACCGCCAGCTGGGACGTTGCATACGGTTTCGGAATAGACGTTGACCCCGGTGCCGGAACCGGCTACAACGGAACCAGCGACGCGTGGGGAAGGAAGGTCGGCTTCACCAGCGGCTTCGGCCTTGAGTACGAACTCTACTTCTGGTGGAGCGGAAGTTCGGGAATGGGCACGGACAACTTCATAACGTGGACTGGAAGCGGATGGGACTACAAGAGCCTCGCGGATGTTGGGGCGAAGTTCGCTTACACCGGCGACACCTCAACGGGCCTCAAAACCCTTGAGATAGCAATTCCCTGGTCTGCCATAGGCGGAATGCCCAAGAAAGTGGCCGTAATGTCGTGGATTACCGGCAGTGGCGGTTCTGCCGTTGACAGCCTCCCCGTTGGCCCGGCAATAAACTACTCGGACATAGGTTCCGAGTGGGGAGACACCGACGTTTTCTCCAACATGGCCGTCGTTGCGGTCGGCCCGAAGACCATAGACGGCAACCTGAGCGACTGGAGCGGTACTGAGCTCGTTGCTGAAGACGTCAACGGGACTGGAGTTCCGGGAGGAAACCTGACCAAGTTCTACGTCTCCTGGGACAAGAACTACCTCTACCTTGCGATAGAGACCAACAACACCGCCAACTGGGGAATGGCCTACGGCTTTGGAATCGACGTTGACCCCGGAACGGGGAACGGCTACACCTCTGGCGGGGACGCCTGGGGAAGGAGCATCGAGTTCGGAAACGGCTTTGCCGTTGACTACGAGGTCTACTTCTGGTGGGACGACAGCAGTGCCTCGATAACAGCCGCCCAGCTCAACACCTATAACGGTGGTTGGGATTACCCGAGCCTTGAGAGCAAGGGCGGAAAGTACGCCTACACGGGCGACTCAAGCAGGGGACTTAAGACCCTTGAGGTGGCCATTCCCTGGTCTGCCATAGGCGGAAAGCCGAAGAGCTTCGCCGTTTCCGCGTGGATTACAGGGGGAAGTGGCTCGGCCGTTGACGTACTCCCGCAGGAGAGCGTTGCGAGGGACAGCGGTGACGAGTGGAGC is a window from the Thermococcus sp. genome containing:
- a CDS encoding alpha-amylase/4-alpha-glucanotransferase domain-containing protein; translation: MVNFIFGIHNHQPLGNFGWVMESAYERSYRSFMETLENYPNMKVAVHYSGPLLEWIAENRPEHIDLLRSLVKRGQLEIVVAGFYEPVLASIPKEDRIEQINLLKDFAKKLGYDAKGVWLTERVWQPELVKSLRAAGIEYVIVDDYHFMSAGLSKEELFWPYYTEDGGEVIAVFPIDEKLRYLIPFRPVEKTLEYLHSLEDGDESKVAVFHDDGEKFGVWPGTYEWVYEKGWLKEFFDRLSSDERINLMLYSEYLSRFRPKGLVYLPIASYFEMSEWSLPAKQAKLFVEFVEELKREKKFEKYRVFVRGGIWKNFFFKYPESNYMHKRMLMVSKLTRENPEARKFVFKAQCNDAYWHGVFGGVYLPHLRRAVWENIIKANTFVSTGSFVRDIDFDGREEVFLENENFYAVFKPAYGGALFEFSSKRKAVNYNDVLARRWEHYHEVPEAATPEEEGDEGVASIHELGKQIPDEIRRELAYDNHLRAILQDHFIEPETTLDEYRLNRYLELGDFLTGPYDFSLFENGVTLERDGTVAKKPARVEKSVRISEDGLVVDYTVRSDAKALFGVELNLAVHSVMEEPAEFEAESFEVNDPYGIGRARIELDRKARVWKYPIKTLSQSEAGWDFIQQGVSYTLLFPLEEELRFRLRFREL
- a CDS encoding TIGR00269 family protein; the encoded protein is MKCKFCDKPAFIKLHYPKMYLCEEHFTEYFERKVKRTIERYKMLKPDERVLVVVSGGKDSAVTAYVLKKFGYNTECLHINLGIGEYSEKGESYAKRQCEKIGAPLHIVRVKELFGYGIGEVRTRRPTCSYCGLTKRYIFNKFAYDNGFDVIATGHNLDDEASFIFNNIMNWNTQYLAKQGPVTPSAFNGKLVKKVKPLYEVTEREVVAYALANGIEYEIDECPHARGATTLEWKAILNEMEEKRPGTKINFVKGYLRKKYLFEAELEKTELRECKVCGMPSSGEVCSFCRFWGLEKPIDFRVKPKS
- a CDS encoding DUF257 family protein, translating into MGLREVALIKIWEEIKPGETVLFERTGEGDLTLGLYHTLTWAKEMGFRVVIVDVLNTYATLATKAVLSGFESELFQKVEVIKVGGTKVIGEIVAYITEISEPTILTKKFKEAYRRILENTEERILAIAVGLEKLFLVSNMSPRGIQIIVDHLSEYVGRPERLGVYLLKRDILSGEKEFVIKLLEDIATTVIRTEKRGRMTEFHIIKSLNKELEGVLIRV